The following DNA comes from Betaproteobacteria bacterium.
GCGGGCGGCGATCTCGTGACCGGCGGCAGCCCGCGCTATAACGTCTATCGCACCGCCGACGGCAAGTATCTCGCCGCGGCCCCGCTGGAACAGAAGTTTTGGGAGACGTTCTGCGAGCTGATCGGGCTCGATGAGCGTTTTCGCGCCGATGTCGGGCAGGAAGCGGCGACCCGGGCGGAAGTGGCGAAGCGCATCGCCTCGCAAGATGCGGCACATTGGACGCGGGTGTTCGCCGGCCAGGATGTCTGTTGCTCGATCGTGTGTTCGATCGAGGAGGCCTTGCGCGATCCGCACTTCGGCGCACGCGGTATTTTCGCGCGCACGTTGGCGCAGGGCGGTCGCACGATTCCTGCGTTGCCGGTGCCCATCGTCGAGCGGTTCCGGGCGGACACGGACGGCCAGGGCTGTCCGGAACTGGGCGAGGCGAACGGGATACTCGATGGCGCAGATGGTGACTGACGCTCGCAGCGACGTGGCGTCCTGCTGCGTGGCGTACTCTTCGACCGAAGAGACGCGAGCGCCTGTCGCCCCTCTCCCCCCGGGAGAGGGGCTGGGGGTGAGGGAAAGAATTCGCCGCACCGTGCGCCAGGCATTTCAACTCGCGGCTCTTGTTCTGCTTCTTGCAATGAATTCGGCTTGGGCGGCAAGCGCGATCCCGACCGCCGAAGTCCCGACCCCTTATCTTCCCTCCACCCCGGTCGCGGTGGAGGAAATGCTGCGGCTTGCCGACGTGCAGCCATCCGACCTCGTGGTCGACCTCGGTTCCGGCGACGGCCGCATACCGATCACCGCGGCAGTCGCATTCGGGGCACGCGGCTACGGCGTGGACATCGATCCTAAGCTGGTGGCGGAGGCAAACGAAAATGCACGTAACGCCGGCGTGTCGGAGCGCGTCCGATTCGAGCAGAAGGACGTCTTCCAGGCCGACCTCCGGGAAGCGACCGTGGTCACGCTCTACCTGCTGACCGGACTCGTCAACCGGCTCAAGCCCAAACTCATGAAGGAGCTCCGGCCCGGAACCCGCATCGTTGCGCACGATTTCGGCTTTTCCGACTGGACGCCGGATCGCAGCGTCAACATCTCCAAGAACTACCTGCTCTATATCGTGCCGGCCGCGATTGCCGGTGCATGGCGGCTGCACGCCGAAACCGCCGATGGCGACAACAGCTACGACGTCGACATCACCCAGGAGCACCAGAAGATTCGCGGCGGTGCGCGCAC
Coding sequences within:
- a CDS encoding methyltransferase domain-containing protein, which codes for MNSAWAASAIPTAEVPTPYLPSTPVAVEEMLRLADVQPSDLVVDLGSGDGRIPITAAVAFGARGYGVDIDPKLVAEANENARNAGVSERVRFEQKDVFQADLREATVVTLYLLTGLVNRLKPKLMKELRPGTRIVAHDFGFSDWTPDRSVNISKNYLLYIVPAAIAGAWRLHAETADGDNSYDVDITQEHQKIRGGARTGGAGFLPLFDAHLEGERIRFVLVDGGHAHHFEGRVLGNFMAGSVRHGIGRSTVTRTWRAERR